The DNA sequence TGAAGTCTCTCATTTTGCCCTTAAATGGGAAACATATATGTTCATCAATGAAGAAACTGGGTTAAGGCTGAGACTCAGACTGAGTCCCCCATCATTACATTTTCAATGTGATTATTCACTCCTCAGAAAtgagcaaacactacaaatcaggatgTTTTGGGCAGCTCGGTGGTGCTGggatagatagaatgctgggcctgaagtcaggaagactcatcttcctgagttccaatctggcctcacacacttcctagctatctgaccctgggcaagtcacttcaccctatctgcctcagcttcctcatctgtaaaaggagctggagatggcaaaccactccagtattgttgccaagaaaaccccaaatggggccatgagagtcagacacaactgaacaagaaaaacaaatcagagcttgatgtGTTGATTGTccaaacttaagaaagtgatgcagAAAATATCAAAAATGTAGATGAAAAGGATGTCAGCATATCCCAGATTGGGGCTGATTCTAGTCCCCCAAGAATTGCCTGCTGGCCCATCTCAAAGATGGCATACACTCCAATGAAAAAGGCCCAAAGTCTACCTATTCACTGTGCCTCCTGTGTGTTTGGTGTCACAGACCCTTTGGGTGATTGAGTGTAATCCCAGGCTCCAAGCCCATgatgagaggggaaggagaggggaggctTGAGCTGGCTTGCAATTGCTATGTCTCTTCGCACTTTGGCTCAGTATTGTAAAACACATGCCTCTGctttgtctttcatttcttttgacaaAGGTCTTATATGattcattctgttttcctttgaCGCTTGAATGCAAGTGATAGTGGGATGTTGAAGCTCTGAAACAAGGCACCCTTGGACATCCTTGCTTGGCCATTTCCAACATTTCTAGCCGATCTGGTTGCCCGCCTCCCTGCATGCTCTTCTGGCTCTTGGCTGCACCATGTCTTTTTCAGGTTGGCCTGTATCAAGGTCAGTTGCTTGTGTTGTATCTTGAGTTTGCTGCACATCTATCTCTGGTCATCCCTTTATACTCTGGTATTATCCCTACCCGCAATACAAACATTCTTTGCCTTCTGATTCCATGGCTTTGGTCTGAAGGTTTGCCCTCCTTGCGATGCCTTGTGTCCCAGGCTTGGCTGAGGCCTAAGCTAGGACCACATTTGATGAGGGACTCCAAACATCCACCCATGGCCACTTCAGTTCCAGCTCAAGTTCCTTCCCAGACTTCTCtacctcctcatctgaaaacttgCCCTCTCCTTCCTGCCAGTACTTCTCTCTCAGCCATCTGTATATAAGCTACCTAAACTGCAAAGGCTTTTGGAACACTGTTTTTTGTGCATGCACACACTCGTTATACAGAAATACAAACAGTTACTTTTTGTACGCTGTGTCCTTGCTCTGGCCTAGTGGGGCACTCCTACAGAGGCGAGGGCATAGCAGGGCCAGCTCAGGCTGTGAAAGGCCACAAGGGCTCCAGTCCTTCTGCCCTGGCACAGGGGGTGGCAGTAGATTATGGCAGAGCAGGTACATGGCAGGGCCCCAATGGTGctggatgaggaggaagaagaggtatTGATGCTGGCTTCTAGGAGTCCAGTTGGAGAAAATGAATTGGCAAAAGGCAGGCCCGTTGTAGCTCATTGCTTATGGTAATGTAAAAGTAAGCAACCCTTCTCCCTTGCTGCCAGCAAGTCCTTGGGGAGATCAATGGGGAGAAGGTGAGACTATCCCAGCAGTTCCTACACAAGGCCCCTCCTCCAACTGCCAAGGAAAACAAAGGGGGTGGCTATGCCTCATGCTCCTGGTGCTGCTCAGGCTCACCTAGTTTACACTGAGGCACAGACCCACTCTGAcctgtcaaagttggtcattaGCCACTACACGGCCCTGCATCTTTAGCCTCACTGGGTCAGGCTTCCGGAATATCTGAGTCATTTTAGGTGCCAAAAGGTCCCTTCCAAGAGAGGCATTAAACAAGTGACCTGCAAATACAAGTTCGGCCCAAATCAGATTCAAACATCATTGGGAAACGGAAGAAAATCCATTAAAATCCAACAAAGATGTCAACGTGCGGTTTTCTAAGTGTGCTAAGTGGCCCTGTTTCTATTCAAGTTGGACACCCTCCCTCTAGAAAAGGACCTCCCCTCCAGGAGGCAGAAGGGTCAGAAGTAACAGCCCAGCCCCTCTCCCCAGGCAGGTATTGGGACATTCATCTAGCCTTGGTTGGCCAAGCAGACCAAGAGCTGGGCCTGTGGTCATCATTTCCTCATTCCTCAGATGCTCTATAGAGCAGCGCTGAGGAGGTTCACAATGGGTAAGGCAAGTAAGGAAGTTTCACTCAGGTCCCTCAAGTCAATCCACCCTTGACTCCTACACAGCTCTCCCTTGGTTAGCTGTCTGCCTACGggtgcctttctttctttttttttcagtgtcaaACCTAAACTAGCAGGGGCCTGGCCTAAGTCAGGCCCAGCACAGAACAGTGGTGTCACCCAAATCTTGGTACGTAGTCATCATTCTCTCTGATAAAATTCTCTGTTCTTGGGCTTAATTTAGTCACTGGTCTATAAGAAACAATAGGAACCATGGACTGGAAAGGGTAAGAGACTTAGGATCACAGAGCTGGGAAGAACTTTATCAACCTGGTTTGGCAGGAGGAAAGCTTCCAAAGGTATTCAGTGGCAGCTTGAGGGTTGGGACCCAGGCACTCTTGTCCCCAAACCACTTTGCCTCTCAAGCTCTTAGACTCTATATGTAGTCTCATTGGTGTCATCAGCCCTCTCGAATGACTACTGGCTCATTTCCTCATGTACCCTCTGCCTCAAGAAGGGCTACTGAAGTCGGGGTGACAGAGTCCACAGTAGGGTGGGAGCTATTGTTCAGAGAGAGTGCACCTCAAGATGGCTCAGAGAGAGTTCACTCCATTTTGAATCAAGAGGAAAACTCTCAGGTCATGGGTCAATAGCCCTAATGGGAAATCAAATAAATGGAATTATCTCCTGGTTTTGGCACAGTAGGTGGCATGGTACTGAGGCTGCCAGGTCCAGGCAGAGCCCACATAAGACATCTTTCTCTTCCAAGAGTTCAATaatgtcttccctccctttccccccaaggGATTCACCAACAAGATGTGACTCTATCTTTAGGACGCagcaacagaaaaaaagacacaTGTAAGTTTCAGAACCAGCTTTAAATAAAGAGGGAGaaatatagttgagaaaactggaaaggagaaaaggccagatttgttttgctttgtgggGGGTAGGGTTGTgtggagttgggggtgggaggtggtggtggtgtacATGAGCTGGGGACAACAATGACTTGATCTCAATGAACCAATTTCTTGGGAAGGTGGAAGGGGCCCACTCTGTGGCAGCACTGAATAGTCAATGGGGCCCTCCAATTCAACCATCATCTCTAGGAATGGCAATCCCTTCCCTGAGGCATGTCACATTCCGTGAGATGATGTTAGCCCCTGCCTAGCCAGCTCCACTTTGTGAAGCAAAGCCAGGAGGGGGCACTGAGGGCTCCCCTGCCCTGAAGCACCAGCTCAGAGAGGTAGTGAAAAAGAGTGAGAGTCCAGTTCATTCCCCCCAACAGTCAAGTATCCAAACATCCCCCCATTCTCCCCTGGTTCTCCCTCTCCTGCCCAACACGGCCTGGTGGCTTCACTGGTACTGTCCGTAGCCTGGGTAACCTGGGGGCGGGGTAGAACCTTCCTTGGGGGGCAGCTGTCCAGGATCTTCTAGGAAGGGGGGTGCTggaaaaagagacaagagaaaagagaggaaaacggTAGAGATAAGgtccaagaaaagggaaagagtgggatctgaagacaaaaagagaaatatgggagatagaaaatggaagacaaggacaaaaaaagatgaagacGGGCAGGcccagaggaagagagggaagagttcTTCCTATTTGGATAAGAGACAGAAGAAGGTAGGAGTGAGTGACGAAATAATGAGAGAGTGGACCCAAGAGAGCAACTTTGGGGAGACGACAATGATGagcaaagaggggaaggagaatgaaGGGGGTGGCATGAGAATGACTCACTGTTCCGGAACTGTTGAGCTGTGTAGCGGGTGAGGAGGATGCCCACACCTTCAATCAGGGCCAGCAGGATCCCTCCCATCATGGCTGATCCAACCATGGCCAGGGGCCCACCTGGACAATAGGAAGGTGACAGTAAGTGACCTTCAGTGAGCCTCCTGCCCTGCCCTGATTCTCACAGTAAAGTGATAAAGAAGGGGCGGTGGGGGGGTGGAGAAGAGGTCAGGTCAGAAGTCACTTACTCCGAGCTGCCAACACAGCACCCGTGAGAGCCCCGCTTGTGATAGAATTCCATGGGTCCTCCTTCCCACGGAGTCGGACTAGCCCACAATCAATGGTAGAAAACAGGCCACCCCAGACAGCAAAGCTACCTGGAAGAGGAATTGAGGTGGTAaggtaatgggggggggggttggcaTTCAGAGTCCCCAAGCCTGCCTCAGCAAGTGAAGATCTTCCTGGCCAAGGTTGACTGTCCCCAAGTGCAAACCTCTGCTTCCCAAGGTCCCACTTTGGGCATATCCAGCCTTCTTACCTCCAATCTGGGGGGCTCGGATTCTTACTGCACTGACACTACCCCGCAAGCGATGCTGGATACCCTGGGGAGCAAATGAAGAGAGCTGATAAGGataaaggaagagagacagagatctgGGACCCTAAAGGGGTTTGAGCAGCACCAAGTGTCGTCCCCCCCCAATCAAGCTCCTCTCGTTTGGGTGGATAGAAGGAAAGACAACCACAGTGTCACGGTAGACTGGCCCTCTGAGGTCATTTACTGGCTTTCCCTCCCAACTCACAGGCATTTCACAGTAaagggaaaactgagacctaggggaCTCACTACTGGGGCATTTCGGAAGCCCTTGATAGTCTGGAAAACGCCTCCCCCGATGACTCCCATGGTGAAGGCCCCACCGCAGTCGTCCACAATCCTCCAGGGGCTGCAGAGGCAGATAGGGAGTGTGAGACAGGTCTGGGGTATGCTGGAAGGGTTCCCCCTCTCCCCTTGCTCTCAACCCTGAAGGTATCTGGGAGGATCCTcagcagagagagggaagggggaaagggaaaagatgagggaagggaaagagtggggggaggagggagggggaagggaggagggagcccCGCGGCTGATCAGAAGTTCCCAGGGGGCAGACAGGCCGGCAGGAGGGCTGCCAGCTGCCTAGCCATCGCCCCTCCAGCCCCCTCCCACTTTCGGGATCCTAGCCCCGCTCCGAATCGCAGCCAAGCGGGAGTAGGAGAGACCAAGCGTCCAGAGGCGGGGCAACCGCGATACCTCCCCCTATCGGCCGTAATGGAAAAGTCCACGGCGGGCTAGGACCAAGTCTGGGAGAGACCAAGTGTGCAGGCGGCGGGGAGGCTGGGGGGGAGCGATGGGAGGCCAGATTCCCTCTCCCTCGGGGGTTCAAATGTCGGTCCCATTCTCCGCCtcgccctaaccctaacccgtaCCAGGGCTCACGTGCGTACTCCTCCATAACACCTTAGCTCAAGCGCCTCCGTCAGGATCCGGGATGCCCACAGCAAAGGCGACTGTCCCAACCAGAAGCCTCGCAAGCCTCCCTTCTCTACGACTCCTCCCCCCTTCCCGCCTCTTTCCGCACTCCACCCCTAGGACGGAAGGGACGCTGGCGTCTTAACGCTTGCGCAATCTACCGCCCTCCCCTGTGTACTGAAGAGTTGCCAGGGAAACTGTTCCGCGCGTTTATTGGCTGTCTTGCCTTGGCCCCTCCCCGATGTTCCTCTTTGCTTTCACTCATAGGTCCGCCTGGGAACTAGAGACGAAAGAAGTGACTTAAGCGCGCTCTCATAGGCTGCCTGCCGGTCGTAAGTGACACGTGACGAGAGAGCTGGGGCGGTGGGGGTGTGGTGGGGCTGAATTCTACCTGGAGGGGACGAAAAAACCTCCCAGAAGcgaggaggaaaaaggggaggagcGCGCGTAACCGCTGCACTCCCTCATTGGCTGACGAGCGCGCACATGCGCACCACTGGCAGGGCAAGAGGCTGGCTGGAGCGGACCTGGAAGGCCCTCTGCTAGCAGTCCATAGGccggggttggggtggggaaaagACTGCGAGAAGGAAGTGACGTCACTGCGGCGGCCGTGCCCGGTGGCTTTCCCCCTGGAACGTAGACCAGAAGCGCCGGCCCTTCTGCGCCACCACCGTTCCACCTGGGCTGAGTGGGCGGGGTCGTCGGGCTCCCCGGATCACCCCCAACGAACGAACGCACGAACGCACGCCGGTCGCGAAGCCTCGCCATGCCGCTCCCCGTGGCCTTGCAGTCCCGCCTGGCCAAGCGCGGCATCCTCAAACACATGGAGCCCGGTGAGGCTGCGGccctgggcggggggggggggggggggggaggggggggaaggg is a window from the Notamacropus eugenii isolate mMacEug1 chromosome X, mMacEug1.pri_v2, whole genome shotgun sequence genome containing:
- the TIMM17B gene encoding mitochondrial import inner membrane translocase subunit Tim17-B isoform X1, encoding MEEYAREPCPWRIVDDCGGAFTMGVIGGGVFQTIKGFRNAPVGIQHRLRGSVSAVRIRAPQIGGSFAVWGGLFSTIDCGLVRLRGKEDPWNSITSGALTGAVLAARSGPLAMVGSAMMGGILLALIEGVGILLTRYTAQQFRNSHLFNASLGRDLLAPKMTQIFRKPDPVRLKMQGRVVANDQL
- the TIMM17B gene encoding mitochondrial import inner membrane translocase subunit Tim17-B isoform X2, whose product is MEEYAREPCPWRIVDDCGGAFTMGVIGGGVFQTIKGFRNAPVGIQHRLRGSVSAVRIRAPQIGGSFAVWGGLFSTIDCGLVRLRGKEDPWNSITSGALTGAVLAARSGPLAMVGSAMMGGILLALIEGVGILLTRYTAQQFRNTPPFLEDPGQLPPKEGSTPPPGYPGYGQYQ